In Parasphingorhabdus halotolerans, a single window of DNA contains:
- a CDS encoding J domain-containing protein, which yields MSASPKKRPNHLHGRVETNGQPCAVEGCEEDGEFRAPSLYGARHGYDGPGEYRWLCLDHVRAFNQSYDFFAGMNSEEIFEAQHPVRGWDSARRIYNGDPSVTPAWADFTDPLDAIGARFAAGINRRQNAEPQISGADQKALKTLGLGDTAARNDIRHAYSTLVRKYHPDRNGGDRSHEKQLANVIAAYTHLKTSTLFES from the coding sequence TTGAGCGCTTCCCCCAAAAAAAGACCGAACCATTTGCACGGACGGGTCGAAACCAATGGCCAGCCATGCGCGGTTGAAGGTTGCGAAGAAGACGGCGAATTTCGCGCACCTTCCCTGTATGGCGCGCGCCATGGATATGACGGTCCTGGCGAATATCGCTGGCTTTGCCTCGACCATGTTCGCGCGTTTAATCAAAGCTATGATTTTTTTGCCGGCATGAACAGCGAGGAGATATTCGAAGCCCAGCATCCGGTTCGCGGATGGGATTCGGCACGGCGAATCTATAATGGCGACCCTAGCGTTACGCCCGCATGGGCCGATTTCACCGATCCGCTGGATGCTATCGGGGCAAGGTTTGCCGCAGGTATTAACCGCCGTCAAAATGCCGAGCCGCAGATCTCTGGAGCCGACCAAAAGGCGCTCAAGACGCTAGGGCTTGGCGACACAGCAGCACGAAACGACATCCGCCACGCCTATTCAACGCTCGTGCGGAAATATCATCCCGACCGCAATGGTGGTGATCGCAGTCACGAGAAACAGTTGGCAAATGTGATCGCGGCCTATACGCACCTTAAGACATCAACGCTTTTTGAAAGTTAA